Part of the Halostella litorea genome is shown below.
CGCGCTCCCACCCGAGGCCGGGCAGGATCGAGAGGGGGTCAGTCGCGGTCACGACGGCCGTCCCGTCGGCGTCGATCACGCCGAAGTCGACGCCGTGGCGCGGGCCGAGCGCGACGTCCGCCCGGTCCGCGCCGAGGCGCGGGTAGATGTACTCCTCGAAGAACTCGCGGTCGACCTTCCCGGCGTCGGCCATACCGGCGGTGGGGTCGGCGGCGACAAAGGGATGCTGGTCGGCGCGCGGTGCCGGGGCTTCCGTCCCGCCGCCGGGGCGGTTCAGGTTTAAGTACGGGGACGCGCCCACCTCGGGGTCCGTGGCCCACCGCGCCCTCGTCGCCTACGAACGCCCCGACGGCGACTACGACCTCCACCGCTCGCGCTGGGGCGGGGCGGACCTCTCGCTGGCCCGCCGCATCACCGCACGGACGCCGTTCGGCGGCCCCGGTGCCGCCTGGACCGGCAGGAGCCCGACCCCGCCCGCGGAACTCCCGCCCGAAGCCGGCTCCCGGCCGGTCGAGACCCGACCGACCGCCGTCGGCCTGGACTTCGACGACGTGGTTGCCGCCGTCAACCCGCGCGAACACGAGGCGCTGTTCGTTGTCGCGCCGGACTACGACGTGACGGCGTACCTGCCGCTGTGGTTCGGGCTGCCCGGCGTCGCGCCGGACGTGACCGCCGGCGCGCTCGTCGCCGCCGACCCGGACGGCGGTCCGTACGGCGGCCCGCGGCTCCGGCGCTGGTTCCGCGCCACGAAGGGAGTCGTCGCCGACCTGACCGCCCGCGGCGCGCTCACCCGCGACGAGGCCGTGGCCTACCTCGCCGACCGCGTCCAGCGCCGGGTCGG
Proteins encoded:
- a CDS encoding DUF6735 family protein — its product is MAHRALVAYERPDGDYDLHRSRWGGADLSLARRITARTPFGGPGAAWTGRSPTPPAELPPEAGSRPVETRPTAVGLDFDDVVAAVNPREHEALFVVAPDYDVTAYLPLWFGLPGVAPDVTAGALVAADPDGGPYGGPRLRRWFRATKGVVADLTARGALTRDEAVAYLADRVQRRVGDRREVIPVA